The Lytechinus pictus isolate F3 Inbred chromosome 10, Lp3.0, whole genome shotgun sequence genome includes a window with the following:
- the LOC129270376 gene encoding uncharacterized protein LOC129270376: MSPFLSILSDGFAFLITIIIFLAIQSECNFPASPKIEGEKAIMIFPYPCDRTETTLQQSNRWPFYRTTDGSPLFLPENQVQRFKVTNIINNGSCSLELTISDLMRGDQGIYILFVYKDGDILGDNTHKVWLQVDYPPDKALCVMGDDRGGAWVAVDCTANAGTIPGKIECYQNGIWMPPLTDPVESGSLLKQTILIRKSQPVFCCSSSVFEDKPRCECNDTSMNLDDNDSNHPCPLSSESSTMYHPTIAIKNNPNYNHSTTISKPTNNMREYTYKKQFITLSCFFSITFLLLVSSLVYLCKMKKRNRNDGNIGQGSTKTMVSLLNGPALENGQIKENGSMVEN; the protein is encoded by the coding sequence ATGAGTCCATTCTTGTCCATATTGTCTGATGGATTTGCTTTtcttattacaattataatttttcttgcAATTCAATCTGAGTGTAATTTTCCAGCATCACCTAAAATAGAAGGGGAAAAAGCAATCATGATTTTCCCATATCCATGTGATAGGACAGAAACTACATTACAACAGTCAAACAGATGGCCGTTTTATAGAACAACAGATGGGTCACCACTGTTTTTGCCTGAAAATCAGGTTCAAAGATTTAAGGTTACAAATATAATTAACAATGGAAGCTGCTCTCTGGAACTTACAATAAGTGATCTCATGAGAGGTGATCAAGGGATATACATCTTGTTTGTATACAAGGATGGTGACATATTAGGTGATAATACACATAAAGTATGGCTTCAGGTAGATTATCCTCCTGACAAGGCATTGTGTGTTATGGGTGATGATAGGGGTGGAGCTTGGGTAGCAGTAGACTGTACAGCTAATGCTGGTACTATACCAGGAAAGATTGAATGCTATCAGAATGGTATATGGATGCCTCCCTTGACCGACCCTGTGGAAAGTGGCTCTTTATTGAAACAGACTATTCTCATCAGAAAATCACAGCCAGTATTTTGCTGCTCTTCTAGTGTCTTTGAAGATAAACCAAGATGTGAATGTAATGATACTAGTATGAATCtagatgataatgacagtaatcATCCTTGTCCACTTTCGTCAGAAAGTTCAACAATGTATCATCCCACTATTGCCATCAAAAATAACCCTAATTATAATCATTCTACCACTATATCAAAACCTACAAATAACATGAGAGAATACACTTACAAGAAACAATTTATTACTTTGTCCTGTTTCTTttctataacttttttattgctaGTATCAAGTCTGgtgtatctttgtaaaatgaaaaaaagaaacagaaatgaTGGGAACATTGGGCAAGGTTCTACAAAGACAATGGTATCCCTTCTAAATGGTCCTGCACTGGAAAACGGacaaataaaggaaaatggGTCAATGGTGGAAAATTAA